In Pungitius pungitius chromosome 2, fPunPun2.1, whole genome shotgun sequence, a single window of DNA contains:
- the tnnt2c gene encoding troponin T2c, cardiac: MSDSEETTEEYYGQEEEEVEDEEQEEDEEEKAEPEEDSKWRPKTTYVPNIAPPKLPDGEKVDFDDLHRKRLEKDFNDLQTLIESHFSTRQKEEEELLALRSRIERRRSDRAEQQRVRAEQERERATRLAGERARREEEAAKLRADEEAKKKKTFTNKSFGGYLQKADQKKGKKLTAREEKKKALTERRKPLNIDHLNQEKLAEKARDLWQWLHQLHAERFELAEKLKRQKYDIHVLRNRVSDHQRGSKASKSSRGAKGKSGSWK; the protein is encoded by the coding sequence ATGTCAGACAGCGAGGAGACGACGGAGGAGTACTACgggcaggaggaagaagaggtcgaagacgaggagcaggaggaggacgaagaggagaagGCAGAGCCCGAGGAGGACAGCAAGTGGCGGCCTAAGACGACGTACGTGCCCAACATCGCTCCTCCGAAGCTCCCGGACGGCGAGAAGGTGGACTTCGACGACCTGCACCGCAAGCGCCTGGAGAAGGACTTCAACGACCTCCAGACGCTCATAGAGTCCCACTTCTCCACCcgtcagaaggaggaggaagagctcctCGCGCTGCGCAGCCGCATCGAGCGCCGCCGCTCCGACCGCGCGGAGCAGCAACGCGTGCGCGCCGAGCAGGAGCGGGAGCGCGCGACGCGCCTCGCCGGGGAGAGGGCGCGacgcgaggaggaggcggccaaGCTGCGCGCCGACGAGgaggccaagaagaagaagaccttcACCAACAAGTCGTTCGGCGGCTACCTGCAGAAGGCGGACCAGAAGAAGGGCAAGAAGCTGACGGcgcgggaggagaagaagaaggcgctGACGGAGCGCCGCAAGCCGCTCAACATCGACCACCTGAACCAGGAGAAGCTGGCGGAAAAGGCGCGCGACCTGTGGCAGTGGCTCCACCAGCTGCACGCGGAGAGGTTCGAGCTGGCCGAGAAGCTCAAGAGGCAGAAGTACGACATCCACGTGCTGCGCAACCGGGTCAGCGACCACCAGCGGGGCTCCAAAGCGTCCAAGAGCTCCCGCGGGGCCAAAGGCAAGTCCGGCTCCTGGAAGTGA